The Papio anubis isolate 15944 chromosome 1, Panubis1.0, whole genome shotgun sequence genome window below encodes:
- the MASP2 gene encoding mannan-binding lectin serine protease 2 isoform X1: MRLLTLLGLLCGSVATPLGPKWPEPVFGRLASPGFPGEYANDQEWRWTLTAPPGYRLRLYFTHFDLELSHLCEYDFVKLSSGAKVLATLCGHESTDTERAPGNDTFYSLGSSLDITFRSDYSNEKPFTGFEAFYAAEDIDECQVAPGEAPACDHHCHNHLGGFYCSCRVGYILHRNKRTCSALCSGQVFTQRSGELSSPEYPQPYPKLSSCTYSIRLEEGFSVILDFVESFDVETHPETLCPYDFLKIQTDSEEHGPFCGKTLPRRIETKSNTVTITFVTDESGDHTGWKIHYTSTAQPCPYPMAPPNGHVSPVQAKYILKDSFSIFCEPGYELLQGHLPLKSFAAVCQKDGSWDQPMPSCSIVDCGPPDDLPSGRVEYITGPEVTTYKAVIQYSCEETFYTMKVNDGKYVCEADGFWTSSKGERSPPVCEPVCGLSARTTGGRIYGGQKAKPGDFPWQVLILGGSTAAGALLYDNWVLTAAHAIYEQKHDASSLDIRLGALKRLSPHYTQAWAEAVFIHEGYTHDAGFDNDIALIKLNNKVVINSNITPICLPRKEAESFMRTDDIGTASGWGLTQRGLLARNLMYVDIPIVDHQKCTAAYEKPPYSRGSVTANMLCAGLESGGKDSCRGDSGGALVFLDNETQRWFVGGIVSWGSMNCGEAGQYGVYTKVINYIPWIKNIISNF, from the exons ATGAG GCTGCTGACCCTCCTGGGCCTGCTGTGTGGCTCAGTGGCCACCCCCTTGGGCCCGAAGTGGCCTGAACCTGTGTTTGGGCGCCTGGCATCCCCTGGCTTTCCAGGGGAGTACGCCAATGACCAGGAGTGGCGCTGGACCCTGACCGCACCCCCCGGTTACCGGCTGCGCCTCTACTTCACCCACTTTGACCTGGAGCTCTCCCACCTCTGCGAGTACGACTTCGTCAAG CTGAGCTCGGGGGCCAAGGTGCTGGCCACGCTGTGTGGGCATGAGAGCACAGACACGGAGCGGGCCCCTGGCAACGACACCTTCTActcactgggctccagcctggacatTACCTTCCGCTCCGACTACTCCAACGAGAAGCCGTTCACAGGGTTCGAGGCCTTCTACGCAGCCGAGG ACATTGACGAGTGCCAGGTGGCCCCGGGAGAGGCGCCCGCCTGCGACCACCACTGCCACAACCACCTGGGTGGTTTCTACTGCTCCTGCCGTGTAGGCTACATCCTGCACCGTAACAAGCGCACCTGCTCAG CCCTGTGCTCCGGCCAGGTCTTCACCCAGCGGTCTGGGGAGCTCAGCAGCCCTGAATACCCACAGCCGTACCCCAAACTCTCCAGTTGTACTTACAGCATCCGCCTGGAGGAGGGGTTCAGTGTCATTCTGGACTTTGTGGAGTCCTTCGATGTGGAGACGCACCCTGAAACCCTGTGTCCCTACGACTTTCTCAAG ATTCAAACAGACAGTGAAGAACACGGCCCGTTCTGTGGGAAGACATTGCCCCGCAGGATTGAAACAAAAAGCAACACGGTGACCATCACCTTTGTCACGGATGAGTCAGGAGACCACACAGGCTGGAAGATCCACTACACGAGCACAG CGCAGCCTTGCCCTTATCCGATGGCGCCACCTAATGGCCACGTTTCACCTGTGCAAGCCAAATACATCCTGAAAGACAGCTTCTCCATCTTTTGCGAGCCTGGCTATGAGCTTCTGCAA GGTCACTTGCCCCTGAAATCATTTGCCGCAGTTTGTCAGAAAGACGGATCTTGGGACCAGCCAATGCCCTCGTGCAGCA TTGTTGACTGTGGCCCTCCTGATGATCTACCCAGTGGCCGAGTGGAGTACATCACAGGTCCTGAAGTGACCACCTACAAAGCTGTGATTCAGTACAGCTGTGAAGAGACCTTCTACACAATGAAAGTGAATGATG GTAAATATGTGTGTGAGGCTGATGGATTCTGGACGAGCTCCAAAGGAGAAAGATCACCGCCAGTCTGTGAGCCTG TTTGTGGACTATCAGCCCGTACAACAGGAGGGCGTATATATGGAGGGCAAAAGGCAAAACCTGGTGATTTTCCTTGGCAAGTCCTGATATTAGGTGGAAGCACAGCAGCAGGTGCACTTTTATATGACAACTGGGTCCTCACAGCTGCTCATGCCATATATGAGCAAAAACATGATGCATCCTCCCTAGACATTCGATTGGGCGCCCTGAAGAGACTATCGCCTCATTATACACAAGCCTGGGCTGAAGCTGTTTTTATACATGAAGGTTATACTCATGATGCTGGCTTTGACAATGACATAGCACTGATTAAATTGAATAACAAAGTTGTAATCAATAGCAACATCACGCCTATTTGTCTGCCAAGAAAAGAAGCTGAATCCTTTATGAGGACAGATGACATTGGAACTGCATCTGGATGGGGATTAACCCAAAGAGGCTTACTTGCTAGAAATCTAATGTATGTCGACATACCAATTGTTGACCATCAAAAATGTACTGCTGCATATGAAAAGCCACCCTATTCAAGGGGAAGTGTAACTGCTAACATGCTTTGCGCTGGCTTAGAAAGTGGGGGCAAGGACAGCTGCAGAGGTGACAGCGGAGGGGCACTGGTGTTTCTAGATAATGAAACACAGAGGTGGTTTGTGGGAGGAATAGTGTCCTGGGGTTCCATGAATTGTGGGGAAGCAGGTCAGTACGGAGTCTATACAAAAGTCATTAACTATATTCCCTGGATCAAGAACataattagtaatttttaa
- the MASP2 gene encoding mannan-binding lectin serine protease 2 isoform X2, producing the protein MRLLTLLGLLCGSVATPLGPKWPEPVFGRLASPGFPGEYANDQEWRWTLTAPPGYRLRLYFTHFDLELSHLCEYDFVKLSSGAKVLATLCGHESTDTERAPGNDTFYSLGSSLDITFRSDYSNEKPFTGFEAFYAAEDIDECQVAPGEAPACDHHCHNHLGGFYCSCRVGYILHRNKRTCSEQSL; encoded by the exons ATGAG GCTGCTGACCCTCCTGGGCCTGCTGTGTGGCTCAGTGGCCACCCCCTTGGGCCCGAAGTGGCCTGAACCTGTGTTTGGGCGCCTGGCATCCCCTGGCTTTCCAGGGGAGTACGCCAATGACCAGGAGTGGCGCTGGACCCTGACCGCACCCCCCGGTTACCGGCTGCGCCTCTACTTCACCCACTTTGACCTGGAGCTCTCCCACCTCTGCGAGTACGACTTCGTCAAG CTGAGCTCGGGGGCCAAGGTGCTGGCCACGCTGTGTGGGCATGAGAGCACAGACACGGAGCGGGCCCCTGGCAACGACACCTTCTActcactgggctccagcctggacatTACCTTCCGCTCCGACTACTCCAACGAGAAGCCGTTCACAGGGTTCGAGGCCTTCTACGCAGCCGAGG ACATTGACGAGTGCCAGGTGGCCCCGGGAGAGGCGCCCGCCTGCGACCACCACTGCCACAACCACCTGGGTGGTTTCTACTGCTCCTGCCGTGTAGGCTACATCCTGCACCGTAACAAGCGCACCTGCTCAG AGCAGAGCCTCTAG